In one Agelaius phoeniceus isolate bAgePho1 chromosome 21, bAgePho1.hap1, whole genome shotgun sequence genomic region, the following are encoded:
- the ABCA2 gene encoding ATP-binding cassette sub-family A member 2 isoform X3: protein MGFLHQLHLLLWKNVTLKRRSPWVLAFEIFIPLVLFFILLGLRQKKPTIPVKEAFYTAAPLTSAGILPVMQSLCPDGQRDEFGFLQYSNSTVTQILEHLSEAVEQSSLFDPQHPGLEEELESLRRHLEALSSPEPSSMETHFSSQAGSSFTLAWAAKDQGELRHFLMQNLSLPNSTAELLLGSSINLREVYRQFFDSFPLVPDETHERDLWDGFRPSKKMTQLEKSLPSGWRSLQEGLVHRVLRDPVAAPHHPALLHMLSQALDLTSTAVAPAISDSPQAFVTEMENVLFTGPVLEQLTCEQYPGGLHRLLRVSPRQQPLLAAYQALACNGSRTIRQERFAQLASELQKQLDTPKIVSRLKLEEVNSTATQHRLRALLEDLVEMEKILQDMDILSALAKLLPRGACASKAVPPMANSTSWASANATAGNATAEEEEGAGESPSGIDNPQGQFSAFVQLWAGLQPILCGNNRTIEPEALKQGNMSSLGFTSKEQRNLGLLVHLMTSNPKILYAPVGTEVDKVILKANETFAFVGNVTHYAKAWLNISPEIRAYLEEGRLQRRIHWLQQLTADLHKHPEILNVSDSDVLHNFLNGNFSLPNASILLQQLDTIDNAACGWVRFMAKVSVDIFKGFPDEESIVNYTLNQAYQDNVTVFASVIFQTNRDGSLPPHVMYKIRQNSSFTEKTNEIRRAYWRPGPNTGGRFYFLYGFVWIQDMMERALINTFVGHDVVEPGNYVQMFPYPCYTRDDFLFVIEHMMPLCMVISWVYSVAMMIQHIVTEKEHRLKEVMKMMGLNNAVHWVAWFITGFVQLSISVTALTAILKYGKVLMHSDVLIIWLFLAIYAVATIMFCFLVSVLYSKAKLASACGGIIYFLSYVPYMYVAIREEVAHDKITAFEKCIASLMSTTAFGLGSKYFALYEVAGVGIQWHTFSQSPVEGDDFNLLLSMMMLVVDAMVYGVLTWYIEAVHPGMFGLPRPWYFPFQKSYWLGNGRVETWEWTWPWSRNTRLSIMEEDQACAMESRRLAEETRGIEEEPTHLPLVVCIDKLTKVYKTDKKLALNKLSLNLYENQVVSFLGHNGAGKTTTMSILTGLFPPTSGSATIYGHDIRTEMDKIRKNLGMCPQHNVLFDRLTVEEHLWFYSQLKSMAEEEIRKEMDKMIEDLELSNKRHCQVQTLSGGMKRKLSVAIAFVGGSRAVILDEPTAGVDPYARRAIWDLILKYKPGRTILLSTHHMDEADLLGDRIAIISHGKLKCCGSPLFLKSTYGDGYRLTVVKKQSDTRNGTEAGHSPLSHSSVSPCSEPRVSQFIKKYVASCLLISDTNTELSYILPSEAVKKGCFERLFQHLEQSLEELDLTSFGLMDTTLEEVFLKVSEEDQSLENSDVDMKDSKDALQPPASELGPKSEANGESLAEAAMPEKPEVELSNLVTCSKLAQSQASLRSASSVGSVRGDEEQEAEGEAEDRDLAGQGSFKLEGSWLKLRQFHGLIVKRFHCAKRNTKALFSQILLPAFFVCVAMTVALSVPEIGDLPPLILSPSQYHNYTQPKGNFIPYANEERREYRIRLSPDASPQQLVNTFHLPSGVGATCVLKTPFNNTLDQPMQTLNLNSNESKMLAAKYFDAMCIDSFTQGLPLSNFVPPPPSPAPSDYPMSVDEDLLHAWNSTTFSTLKGTVTSAPALPHIIHEPIKCTCSMQGTGFSCPSGVGGHPPQMKVVTGDILTDITGRNVSEYLLYTSDRFRLHRYGALTFGNVQKSIPASFGARAPATVRKIAVRRTAQVFYNNKGYHSMPTYLNALNNAILRANLPKSKGNPAAYGITVTNHPMNKTSASLSLDYLLQGTDVVIAIFIIVAMSFVPASFVVFLVAEKATKAKHLQFVSGCDPVIYWLANYMWDMLNYLVPATCCIIILFVFDLPAYTSPTNFPAVLSLFLLYGWSITPIMYPASFWFEVPSSAYVFLIVINLFIGITATVATFLLQLFEHDKDLKVVNSYLKSCFLVFPNYNLGHGLMEMAYNEYINEYYAKIGQFDKMKSPFEWDIVTRGLVAMTIEGFVGFFITIMCQYNFFRKPQRLPVSTKPIEDDIDVANERHRVLRGDADNDMLKIENLTKVYKSRKIGRILAVDRLCVGVRPGECFGLLGVNGAGKTTTFKMLTGDESTTGGEAFINGHSILKELLQVQQSLGYCPQFDALFDELTAQEHLELYTRLRGIPWKDEERVVKWALKKLELTKYADKPASTYSGGNKRKLSTAIALIGYPAFIFLDEPTTGMDPKARRFLWNLILDVIKTGRSVVLTSHSMEECEALCTRLAIMVNGRLKCLGSIQHLKNRFGDGYMITVRTKSSLNVKEVVRFFNRNFPEAVLKERHHTKAQYQLKSDQISLAQVFSKMEQVVDVLGIEDYSVSQTTLDNVFVNFAKKQSDNLEQQETSPSCVLQSPLERVLSLLRPRTTPTELRALVVEEQEDLETDDEGLISFEEERAQLSFNTDTLC from the exons ATGGGGTTCCTGCATCAGCTCCATCTTCTGCTCTGGAAGAACGTGACACTGAAGCGGCGGAGCCCG TGGGTACTGGCCTTCGAGATCTTCATCCCCCTGGTGCTCTTCTTCATCCTCCTGGGGCTGCGGCAGAAGAAGCCCACCATCCCTGTGAAGGAAG CTTTCTACACGGCGGCCCCGCTCACGTCAGCCGGGATCCTGCCGGTCATGCAGTCCCTGTGCCCCGACGGCCAGCGTGATGAGTTTGGCTTCCTGCAGTACTCCAACTCCAC GGTGACACAGATTCTGGAACACCTCAGCGAGGCAGTAGAGCAAAGCAGCCTCTTCGACCCGCAGCATCCAGGactggaggaggagctggagtcGCTGCGCCGGCACCTGGAGGccctcagcagccctgagcccagctccatggagacccacTTCAGCAGCCAAGCAG GGTCCAGCTTCACACTGGCATGGGCAGCCAAAGACCAGGGTGAGCTGCGGCACTTCCTGATGCAGAACCTGTCCCTCCCCaacagcacagctgagctgctcctgggctccAGCATTAACCTGCGGGAG GTGTACCGGCAGTTTTTTGATTCCTTTCCTTTGGTACCTGATGAGACCCATGAGCGAGACCTGTGGGATGGGTTTCGCCCCAGCAAGAAGATGACACAGCTGGAG AAGAGTCTCCCCAGTGGCTGGAGGAgcctgcaggaagggctggttCACAGGGTGCTGCGGGACCCAGTGGCAGCCCCACACCATCCAGCACTGCTCCACATGCTCTCCCAGGCTCTGGACctcaccagcactgctgtggcACCTGCTATCTCTGATAGCCCCCAGGCCTTTGTCACCGAGATGGAG AATGTGCTCTTCACCGGgccagtgctggagcagctgacTTGTGAGCAGTACCCAGGGGGACTGCACCGCCTCCTGCGCGTGtctcccaggcagcagccactgctggcagCATACCAGGCACTGGCCTGCAATGGCAGCCGGACCATCCGCCAGGAGCGCTTTGCCCAGCTGGCCTCCGAGCTCCAGAAGCAGCTGGACACCCCCAAGATAGTTAGCAGG CTGAAGCTGGAGGAAGTGAACAGCACAGCCACTCAGCATCGCCTCCGTGCCCTCCTCGAGGACTTGGTGGAGATGGAGAAGATTCTCCAGGACATGGACATCCTCTCAGCACTGGCTAAGCTGCTCCCCAGGGGAGCCTGTGCCAGCAAGGCCGTGCCACCCatggccaacagcaccagctgGGCCAGCGCCAATGCCACGGCTGGCAATGCCAcggcagaggaggaagagggcgCCGGGGAGAGCCCGTCTGGCATTGACAACCCCCAGGGGCAGTTCTCAGCATTtgtgcagctctgggcagggctgcagcccatCCTTTGCGGCAACAACCG GACCATCGAGCCTGAGGCACTGAAGCAGGGCAACATGAGCTCGCTGGGCTTCACCAGCAAGGAGCAGCGAAACTTGGGCCTCCTTGTGCATCTGATGACCagcaaccccaaaatcctgtaTGCACCTGTGGGCACCGAAGTTGACAAGGTCATCCTGAAG GCCAACGAGACCTTCGCCTTTGTGGGCAATGTCACCCACTACGCCAAGGCATGGCTGAACATCTCCCCTGAGATCCGAGCCTACCTGGAGGAGGGCAGGCTGCAGAGGCGCATCCACTGGCTCCAGCAG TTGACTGCTGACCTCCACAAGCACCCAGAGATTCTGAATGTCTCTGACAGTGATGTTCTTCACAACTTTCTCAATGGCAACTTCTCCCTGCCCAATGCCAgcatcctgctccagcagctggatACCATTGACAATGCTGCCTGCGGCTGGGTCCGCTTCATGGCCAAG GTCAGCGTGGACATCTTCAAAGGCTTCCCAGATGAGGAGAGCATTGTCAACTACACGCTGAACCAGGCCTATCAGGACAATGTCACGGTCTTTGCCA GTGTCATCTTCCAGACCAACAGGGATGGCTCGTTGCCTCCCCATGTCATGTACAAGATCCGTCAGAATTCCAGCTTCACAGAGAAGACCAACGAGATCCGGCGGGCATACTGGCGGCCTGGCCCCAACACCGGCGGCCGCTTCTACTTCCTCTATGGCTTTGTCTGGATCCAGG ACATGATGGAGCGTGCCCTTATCAACACATTTGTTGGCCACGATGTGGTGGAGCCTGGCAACTACGTACAGATGTTCCCGTACCCCTGTTATACCCGGGATGA CTTTCTCTTTGTCATCGAGCACATGATGCCCCTCTGCATGGTGATCTCCTGGGTCTACTCAGTGGCCATGATGATCCAGCACATCGTGACAGAGAAGGAACATCGCCTGAAAGAG GTGATGAAGATGATGGGCCTGAACAATGCGGTGCACTGGGTGGCTTGGTTCATCACTGGCTTTGTCCAGCTCTCCATCTCGGTCACAGCACTCACTGCCATTCTCAAGTACGGCAAGGTCCTGATGCATAGCGACGTTCTCATCATATGGCTCTTCCTTGCCATCTATGCTGTGGCCACCATCATGTTCTG CTTTCTGGTGTCAGTGCTCTACTCCAAGGCCAAGCTGGCGTCTGCCTGTGGTGGCATCATCTACTTCCTCAGCTATGTGCCCTACATGTATGTGGCCATCCGGGAGGAGGTGGCCCATGACAAGATCACAGCCTTTGAGAAGTGCATTGCG TCTCTCATGTCCACCACCGCCTTTGGGTTGGGCTCCAAGTACTTTGCACTGTATGAGGTGGCTGGCGTGGGTATCCAATGGCACACCTTCAGCCAGTCACCTGTGGAAGGAGATGACTTCAACCTCCTGCTGTCCATGATGATGCTGGTCGTGGATGCCATGGTGTATGGGGTGCTCACGTGGTACATCGAGGCCGTGCACCCGG GCATGTTCGGCCTGCCACGGCCCTGGTACTTCCCTTTCCAGAAGTCTTACTGGCTGGGCAATGGGCGCGTGGAGACCTGGGAGTGGACCTGGCCATGGTCACGCAACACCCGCCTCAGCATCATGGAGGAAGATCAGGCCTGTGCCATGGAGAGCCGGAGGCTGG CAGAGGAGACAAGGGGCATCGAGGAGGAGCCAACCCACCTCCCCTTGGTCGTCTGCATTGACAAGCTCACCAAAGTCTACAAGACAGACAAGAAGCTGGCGCTAAACAAGCTGAGCCTCAACCTCTACGAGAACCAGGTTGTGTCCTTCCTGGGGCACAATGGTGCAGGCAAGACCACCACCAT GTCCATCCTCACTGGCTTGTTCCCTCCAACATCGGGCTCTGCTACCATCTATGGCCATGATATCCGTACGGAGATGGACAAGATCCGGAAGAACTTGGGCATGTGTCCTCAGCATAACGTGCTCTTTGACAGGCTGACAGTGGAGGAGCATCTCTGGTTCTACTCGCAGCTCAAGAGCATGGCAGAGGAGGAGATCCGCAAGGAGATGGACAA gatgATTGAGGACCTGGAACTTTCCAATAAACGGCACTGCCAGGTGCAGACTCTCTCGGGTGGCATGAAGAGGAAGCTGTCAGTGGCCATTGCCTTTGTGGGTGGGTCGCGAGCTGTTATCTTGGATGAGCCCACAGCTGGTGTGGACCCATATGCCCGAAGGGCCATCTGGGACCTCATCCTCAAGTACAAGCcag GGAGGACCATATTGCTCTCCACACACCACATGGATGAGGCTGACCTGCTGGGGGACCGCATTGCCATCATCTCCCATGGCAAGCTCAAGTGCTGTGGTTCTCCATTGTTCCTCAAGAGCACCTATGGTGACGGCTACAGGTTGACAGTGGTGAAGAAGCAGTCGGACACCAGGAATGGCACAG AGGCAGGCCACAGCCCCCTGAGCCACTCCTctgtcagcccctgctctgagccTCGTGTCTCCCAGTTCATCAAGAAGTATGTGGCCTCCTGCCTCCTCATCTCAGACACCAACACAGAGCTCTCCTACATCCTGCCCAGTGAGGCTGTCAAGAAGGGCTGCTTTGAGAGGCTCTTCCAG CActtggagcagagcctggaagAGCTAGACCTCACCAGTTTTGGGTTGATGGACACCACGCTGGAGGAGGTCTTCCTGAAGGTGTCTGAGGAGGATCAGTCTCTGGAGAACAGTGACGTGG ACATGAAGGACTCCAAGGATGCCCTGCAGCCACCTGCCTCTGAGCTGGGCCCAAAGTCTGAAGCCAATGGGGAGTCCCTGGCCGAAGCAGCCATGCCAGAGAAGCCCGAGGTGGAGCTCAGCAACCTGGTGACCTGCTCCAAGCTGGCGCAGTCGCAAGCGTCCCTGCGCTCAGCGTCCTCGGTGGGCTCCGTGCGTGGCGATGAAG AGCAAGAAGCAGAGGGGGAAGCAGAGGATCGTGACCTGGCAGGTCAGGGAAGCTTCAAGCTGGAAGGCTCGTGGCTGAAGCTGCGCCAGTTCCATGGGCTGATCGTCAAACGCTTCCACTGCGCCAAGCGCAACACCAAGGCCCTCTTCTCGCAGATCCTGCTGCCCGCCTTTTTCGTCTGCGTGGCCATGACTGTGGCGCTCTCTGTGCCCGAAATAG GTGACCTGCCACCCCTCATCCTCTCGCCATCCCAATACCACAACTACACTCAGCCCAAGGGTAACTTCATTCCTTACGCCAACGAGGAGCGGCGTGAGTACCG CATTAGGCTGTCTCCCGAtgccagccctcagcagcttgTGAACACTTTCCATCTGCCTTCTGGTGTGGGGGCCACCTGCGTGCTCAAGACACCCTTTAACAACACACTGGACCAACCCATGCAGACCCTCAACCTCAATAGCAATGAGTCCAAAATGCTGGCAGCCAAGTACTTCGATGCCATGTGCATCGACTCCTTCACCCAGGGCCTTCCACTTTCCAACTTTGTGCCACCACCTCCATCCCCGGCTCCCTCTGACTACCCCATGTCAGTGGATGAGGACCTGCTCCATGCCTGGAACTCCACAACCTTCTCCACTCTTAAAG ggaccgtgacctcagcccctgcccttccccacaTCATCCATGAGCCCATCAAGTGCACGTGCTCCATGCAGGGGACTGGCTTCTCCTGCCCTAGTGGCGTGGGGGGCCATCCCCCACAGATGAAGGTGGTGACAGGGGACATCCTGACAGACATCACAGGGCGCAACGTCTCTGAGTATCTCCTCTACACCTCGGACCGCTTCCGGCTGCACAG GTATGGGGCACTCACATTTGGAAATGTCCAGAAATCCATCCCGGCCTCCTTCGGAGCCAGGGCTCCGGCCACAGTGCGCAAGATTGCTGTGCGGAGAACGGCCCAG gtCTTCTACAACAACAAGGGCTACCACAGCATGCCCACTTACCTCAATGCCCTCAACAACGCCATCCTGAGAGCCAACCTGCCCAAGAGCAAGGGCAACCCTGCTGCCTATG GCATCACAGTCACGAATCACCCCATGAACAAAACGAGTGCCAGCCTGTCCCTGGATTATCT CCTGCAAGGCACAGATGTGGTGATTGCCATCTTCATCATTGTGGCCATGTCCTTCGTCCCAGCCAGCTTTGTGGTATTCCTGGTGGCTGAAAAGGCCACCAAGGCCAAACACCTGCAGTTTGTGAGTGGCTGTGACCCTGTCATCTACTGGTTGGCCAACTACATGTGGGACATG CTAAACTACCTGGTGCCAGCCACATGCTGCATCATCATCCTGTTCGTGTTTGACCTCCCAGCATATACCTCTCCCACCAACTTCCCCGCTGTCCTGTCCCTCTTCCTGCTCTATGG CTGGTCCATCACCCCTATCATGTACCCAGCCTCCTTCTGGTTTGAGGTGCCCAGCTCTGCTTACGTCTTCCTCATCGTCATCAATCTCTTCATTGGCATCACAGCCACTGTCGCCACgtttctgctgcagctctttgaGCACGACAAG gacCTGAAGGTGGTGAACAGCTACCTGAAGAGCTGTTTCCTCGTGTTCCCTAACTACAACCTGGGCCATGGCCTGATGGAGATGGCCTACAATGAATACATCAATGAGTACTATGCCAAGATTG GGCAGTTTGATAAAATGAAATCACCCTTCGAATGGGACATCGTGACACGGGGGCTTGTTGCCATGACAATTGAAGGCTTTGTTGGCTTCTTCATCACCATCATGTGCCAGTACAATTTCTTCCGGAAGCCCCA GCGCCTGCCCGTCTCCACCAAACCCATTGAGGATGACATTGACGTGGCCAATGAGAGGCACCGGGTCCTGCGTGGTGACGCCGACAATGACATGCTAAAGATTGAGAACCTCACGAAG GTGTACAAGTCCCGCAAGATTGGGCGCATCCTGGCTGTGGACCGGCTGTGTGTGGGTGTGCGCCCTGGGGAGTGCTTTGGGCTGCTGGGTGTCAACGGTGCAGGCAAGACCACAACATTCAAGATGCTGACTGGGGATGAGAGCACCACAGGTGGAGAAGCCTTCATTAACGGACACAG CATCCtgaaggagctcctgcaggtccAGCAGAGCTTGGGCTACTGCCCCCAGTTCGACGCACTCTTTGATGAGctgacagcccaggagcacctggagctctACACCCGCCTGCGTGGCATCCCCTGGAAGGATGAGGAGCGG GTGGTCAAGTGGGCACTGAAGAAGCTGGAGTTGACCAAGTACGCAGACAAGCCTGCCAGCACCTACAGCGGGGGCAACAAGAGGAAGCTATCCACAGCCATTGCGCTCATTGGATACCCAGCCTTCATCTTCTTG GATGAACCAACCACAGGGATGGACCCCAAGGCACGGCGCTTCCTCTGGAATCTCATCCTGGATGTCATCAAAACTGGTCGCTCCGTGGTGCTCACGTCTCACAG CATGGAGGAGTGCGAGGCCCTCTGCACCCGCCTGGCCATCATGGTGAACGGGCGGCTCAAGTGTCTTGGCAGCATTCAGCACCTGAAGAACAG GTTTGGTGATGGCTACATGATCACAGTGCGCACCAAGTCCAGCCTCAATGTCAAGGAGGTGGTGAGGTTCTTCAACCGTAACTTCCCTGAGGCTGTCCTCAAG GAGCGTCATCACACCAAGGCCCAGTACCAGCTGAAGTCAGACCAGATCTCACTGGCACAGGTCTTCAGCAAGATGGAGCAGGTGGTGGATGTGCTGGGCATTGAAGACTACTCTGTCAGCCAAACCACACTGGACAAT GTGTTTGTGAATTTTGCCAAGAAGCAAAGTGAcaacctggagcagcaggagaccagccccagctgtgtcctgcagtCACCCCTGGAGCGTGTGCTGAGCCTGCTGCGCCCCCGCACCACCCCCACTGAGCTGCGGGCCCTCGtggtggaggagcaggaggacctGGAGACTGATGACGAAGGCCTCATCAGCTTTGAGGAGGAGAGG GCTCAGCTCTCTTTCAACACGGACACGCTGTGCTGA